A single window of Wenzhouxiangella sp. XN24 DNA harbors:
- the parE gene encoding DNA topoisomerase IV subunit B produces MSQDYNASSIEVLSGLDPVRRRPGMYTDTSRPNHLAQEVVDNSVDEAISGHCKRIVVTLFRDGSLQVEDDGRGMPVDIHPQEKIPGVELILTRLHAGGKFSNKNYRYSGGLHGVGVSVVNALSRNLEVWIRRGGKEHNMSFRGGDKSGELEVVGTVGRNNTGTTIRFWPDEKYFDSPKFSVPRLRHLLRAKAVLCPGLQVTLHQEASQETETWHYEGGLGDYLAEALQGLAAIPATPFTGSVQGGTESADWALAWLPEDGEPVAESYVNLIPTVQGGTHVNGFRAGLTDALREFCEFRNLLPRGVRLAPDDVWAQVAYVLSVKLEDPQFSGQTKERLSSRECAAFVSGTVKDALAIWLNQHPEAGESIAQLAIANASARLKASKKVVRKRVVSGPALPGKLADCSAQDSERSELFLVEGDSAGGSAKQARDREFQAVMPLRGKILNTWEVDSAEVLGSQEVHDISVALGVDPGSGDLRGLRYNRICILADADSDGLHIATLLCALFVRHFPALVDAGHVYVAMPPLFRIDIGKQVFYALDDAERRGVLHRIEADNLKGKVTVTRFKGLGEMSALQLRETTMAPETRRLVQLTRSEGDETHELMDMLLAKKRAGDRREWLQAKGNLAEVTP; encoded by the coding sequence ATGAGCCAGGATTACAACGCCTCCTCGATCGAGGTCCTCAGCGGGCTTGATCCGGTCCGGCGCAGGCCGGGGATGTACACGGACACGTCGCGGCCCAACCACCTTGCCCAGGAGGTGGTGGACAACAGCGTGGACGAGGCCATCTCCGGGCATTGCAAGCGGATCGTCGTGACGCTGTTTCGCGACGGCTCACTGCAGGTCGAGGACGACGGCCGCGGGATGCCGGTGGACATCCACCCGCAGGAAAAAATCCCCGGCGTCGAACTGATCCTCACGCGGCTCCACGCGGGCGGCAAGTTTTCCAACAAGAACTATCGCTACTCGGGCGGACTGCACGGTGTCGGCGTGTCCGTCGTCAACGCGCTGTCGCGCAACCTCGAGGTGTGGATCCGGCGCGGCGGTAAAGAACACAACATGAGCTTCCGCGGCGGCGACAAGAGCGGCGAACTCGAGGTCGTCGGCACCGTCGGCAGGAACAATACCGGCACCACCATCCGCTTCTGGCCCGACGAGAAGTATTTCGACTCGCCGAAATTCTCCGTGCCGCGCCTGCGACACCTGTTACGCGCCAAGGCCGTGTTGTGCCCGGGCCTGCAGGTCACGTTGCACCAGGAGGCGAGCCAGGAGACGGAGACCTGGCATTACGAGGGCGGGCTCGGGGACTACCTCGCGGAGGCCCTGCAGGGGCTCGCGGCCATCCCCGCCACGCCGTTCACCGGCAGCGTGCAGGGCGGCACGGAATCGGCCGACTGGGCCCTCGCGTGGCTGCCCGAAGACGGAGAGCCGGTCGCCGAGAGCTACGTCAACCTCATTCCCACCGTGCAGGGCGGCACCCACGTGAACGGCTTTCGCGCGGGGCTGACGGATGCGCTGCGGGAGTTCTGCGAGTTTCGCAACCTGCTGCCTCGCGGGGTGCGCCTCGCACCGGACGACGTCTGGGCGCAGGTGGCCTACGTGTTGTCGGTCAAGCTCGAGGACCCGCAGTTCTCCGGCCAGACCAAGGAGCGGCTCAGCTCGCGCGAGTGCGCCGCCTTCGTTTCCGGCACCGTCAAGGACGCCCTCGCCATCTGGCTGAACCAGCACCCGGAGGCCGGCGAGAGCATCGCCCAGCTGGCGATCGCCAATGCCAGCGCGCGGCTCAAGGCCAGCAAAAAGGTGGTGCGCAAGCGCGTCGTCAGCGGCCCGGCCCTGCCCGGCAAGCTCGCCGATTGCAGCGCGCAGGACTCGGAGCGTTCCGAGCTGTTCCTCGTCGAGGGCGATTCCGCGGGCGGCTCCGCCAAGCAGGCCCGCGATCGGGAATTCCAGGCCGTCATGCCGTTGCGCGGCAAGATCCTCAACACGTGGGAAGTCGATTCCGCCGAAGTGCTCGGCTCGCAGGAAGTCCACGACATCAGCGTCGCGCTCGGCGTCGATCCGGGCTCCGGCGACCTGCGGGGGCTGCGCTACAACCGCATCTGCATCCTCGCCGACGCGGATTCCGACGGGCTGCATATCGCCACCCTCTTGTGTGCGCTGTTCGTGCGCCATTTTCCCGCGCTGGTGGACGCAGGCCACGTCTACGTCGCCATGCCGCCGTTGTTCCGCATCGATATCGGCAAGCAGGTGTTCTACGCGCTGGACGACGCCGAACGTCGCGGCGTGTTGCACCGGATCGAGGCGGACAATCTCAAGGGCAAGGTCACCGTGACGCGCTTCAAGGGCCTCGGCGAGATGAGCGCGCTGCAGCTGCGCGAGACCACCATGGCGCCGGAGACGCGCCGCCTGGTGCAGCTGACCCGCAGCGAGGGGGACGAGACGCACGAGTTGATGGACATGCTGCTGGCCAAGAAACGCGCCGGCGATCGCCGCGAGTGGCTGCAGGCCAAGGGCAACCTGGCCGAGGTCACGCCGTGA
- the parC gene encoding DNA topoisomerase IV subunit A — protein sequence MKLDFEGVERLPLREFTEKAYLDYSMYVILDRALPHISDGLKPVQRRIVYAMSELGLSSGQKPKKSARTVGDVIGKFHPHGDSACYEAMVLMAQSFSYRYPIVDGQGNWGAPDDPKSFAAMRYTEARLTAYAATLLAELGQGTADWQPNFDGTLSEPVRLPARLPNLLLNGASGIAVGMSTDIPPHNLREVTAACIHLLENPAAGLDELLEHVQGPDFPGGAELVSPPADIRSIYATGNGTLRLRARWEREDGEIVVHALPWQVSGSKVLEQIAAQMRAKKLPMVEDLRDESDHENPIRLVIAPRSNRVDCEALMAHLFATTELERTVRVNMNIIGLDGRPRVMDLRGLLVEWLEFRLHTVTRRLSHRLEKVEARLHVLDGLLIAYLNLDEVIRIIRNEDEPKPALIAAFGLSETQAEAILELKLRHLAKLEEMKIRGEQDSLAVEREGLQKILGSKARLKRLVREELAADAERHGDDRRTLIVERAAAQALDESALLPSEPVTVVLSERGWVRAAKGHEVDPLALNYRSGDAFLAAAQGRSNQLAMFLDSTGRVYSLPAHGLPSARGQGEPLSGRLNPPDGATFAGVLIGAPEDRWLLTASDGYGFAARLADLASRNRSGKHVLKAGNRARVLRPVPAPADPDALVAVASDAGRLLCFPIGDLPELARGRGNKLLGIDAKKFAAGEESMVAAVVVPAGAALRVSCGQRTMTLKARDLEAYLGERSRRGALLPRGWRKVDDLAVEER from the coding sequence ATGAAGCTCGATTTCGAGGGCGTCGAACGCCTCCCGTTGCGCGAGTTCACCGAGAAGGCCTACCTCGATTACTCGATGTACGTGATTCTCGACCGCGCCCTGCCGCACATCTCCGACGGGCTGAAGCCGGTGCAGCGGCGCATCGTCTACGCGATGAGCGAGCTCGGCCTGTCCTCCGGGCAGAAACCGAAGAAATCGGCCCGCACGGTCGGCGACGTCATCGGCAAGTTCCACCCGCACGGCGACTCGGCGTGTTACGAGGCCATGGTGCTGATGGCGCAGTCCTTCAGCTACCGTTATCCGATCGTCGACGGGCAGGGCAACTGGGGCGCGCCGGACGATCCGAAGTCTTTCGCTGCGATGCGCTACACCGAGGCGCGCCTCACGGCTTACGCGGCGACGCTGCTGGCCGAGCTCGGACAGGGCACGGCCGACTGGCAGCCCAACTTCGACGGCACGCTCAGCGAGCCCGTGCGCCTGCCGGCGCGCCTCCCCAACCTGCTGCTGAACGGCGCCTCGGGCATCGCGGTGGGCATGTCCACGGACATCCCGCCGCACAACCTGCGCGAGGTGACGGCCGCCTGCATCCACCTCCTCGAGAACCCGGCCGCCGGCCTCGACGAGTTGCTCGAGCACGTGCAGGGCCCGGATTTTCCCGGCGGCGCCGAGCTGGTCTCGCCGCCGGCCGACATTCGTTCGATCTACGCCACGGGCAACGGCACCCTGCGCCTGCGCGCGCGGTGGGAGCGGGAGGACGGCGAGATCGTCGTCCACGCGCTGCCCTGGCAGGTCTCGGGCAGCAAGGTGCTGGAGCAGATCGCGGCGCAGATGCGCGCGAAGAAGCTGCCGATGGTCGAGGACCTGCGCGACGAGTCCGACCACGAGAACCCCATCCGGCTGGTCATCGCGCCGCGCTCGAACCGCGTCGATTGCGAGGCGCTGATGGCGCACCTGTTCGCCACCACGGAGCTCGAGCGCACCGTGCGGGTGAACATGAACATCATCGGCCTCGACGGCCGCCCCCGCGTCATGGACCTGCGCGGGCTGCTGGTCGAGTGGCTGGAGTTCCGCCTGCACACCGTGACCCGCCGCCTCAGCCACCGGCTGGAGAAAGTCGAGGCCCGGCTGCACGTGCTCGACGGGCTGCTCATCGCGTATCTCAACCTCGACGAAGTGATCCGCATCATTCGCAACGAGGACGAGCCGAAGCCGGCGTTGATCGCGGCTTTCGGCCTGTCCGAGACCCAGGCCGAAGCGATCCTCGAACTCAAGCTGCGGCATCTCGCGAAGCTCGAGGAGATGAAGATCCGCGGCGAGCAGGACAGCCTCGCCGTCGAGCGCGAAGGCCTGCAGAAAATCCTCGGCAGCAAGGCGCGCCTGAAGCGCCTGGTGCGCGAGGAACTCGCGGCCGACGCCGAACGTCACGGCGATGACCGCCGCACCCTGATCGTGGAACGCGCGGCGGCCCAGGCGCTGGACGAGAGTGCGCTGCTCCCTTCCGAGCCGGTGACCGTGGTGTTGTCCGAGCGCGGCTGGGTGCGGGCCGCCAAGGGCCACGAGGTCGATCCGTTGGCGCTCAATTATCGTTCCGGGGACGCCTTCCTGGCGGCGGCCCAGGGCCGCAGCAACCAGCTGGCGATGTTCCTCGACAGCACCGGGCGGGTCTACAGCCTGCCGGCCCACGGCCTGCCGTCGGCGCGCGGCCAGGGCGAACCGCTCTCCGGGCGCCTCAATCCGCCCGACGGCGCGACGTTCGCCGGCGTCCTGATCGGCGCGCCGGAGGACCGCTGGCTGCTCACCGCATCCGACGGCTACGGTTTCGCCGCGCGGCTCGCGGATCTCGCCTCGCGCAATCGCAGCGGCAAGCACGTGCTCAAGGCCGGGAACCGGGCGCGGGTGCTGCGTCCCGTCCCCGCGCCGGCCGATCCCGACGCCCTGGTGGCGGTCGCGAGCGACGCCGGTCGGTTGCTGTGTTTCCCGATCGGTGACCTTCCGGAGCTGGCGCGTGGCCGGGGCAACAAGCTGCTCGGCATCGACGCGAAAAAGTTCGCCGCGGGCGAGGAATCGATGGTGGCGGCCGTAGTCGTGCCGGCGGGGGCGGCGCTGCGCGTCTCCTGCGGCCAGCGCACCATGACGCTGAAAGCGCGCGACCTCGAGGCCTATCTCGGTGAGCGTTCGCGCCGCGGCGCGCTGTTGCCGCGCGGCTGGCGCAAGGTGGACGACCTCGCGGTAGAGGAGCGCTAG
- a CDS encoding sensor domain-containing phosphodiesterase, producing the protein MSETTAVPVIVLSRHEDNAEAINRVLRNSGRAAHVLRLDDAGDLAEQLGEASCELLVVFADESENLLITAAAVLEAAGLELPLISCRETVDEGVIADDIGCGAQDAATLERPDRLAAIFDRALRLGRLDRALRGAISSASTYREQLRRVVAGTADAIAHVGEGIVLDANRAWTQQFGFEDESELPGLTFMDLFAPDDQPAIKGALVACAQGRWPPQGIKATGITRHDKPMALLLEMEPASFDEEPCVRVRIPARPEEDDEAIEERLGAALRLDPGTGLYGRLHLLKCLEERLAGDPPAGVQALVLLRLDGFHEVQRQVGTRGLDIVLAGLADLLRDSAKSRDLYGRLGHAEFGALVARGTRRDLKAWATSIIAKVSRTLFEAGGKSISLSVSAGIAVADRRGLDLDVLHAEAEDALQKATELGMAQVGMSSHEEDSTRMEELDQLWVKRIKKALLENRFRLAKQPIASLTGEERDLHDLLVRMIDEQGDEVLPAQFVQAAERNRLIKNIDRWVIGAAFAYCASRPQSTVFVRLSKDTMLDGMLPAWLETRRKNARLPEGVIVFQVAEDVAASHLRQTHEMAARLRKIGFGFSLEGFTGGPVSTQLLAHLPMDYLKIDGSLMQGLAGDEAMQDRVKTIVRDAKAREIVTIAERVEDANTMAVLWQIGVQYIQGYQIREPEVVLAED; encoded by the coding sequence TTGAGCGAGACGACCGCCGTCCCGGTAATCGTACTCAGCCGGCATGAAGACAATGCCGAGGCCATCAACCGCGTGCTGCGCAACAGCGGGCGCGCGGCGCACGTGCTGCGCCTGGATGACGCCGGCGACCTGGCCGAGCAGCTCGGCGAGGCGAGTTGCGAACTGCTGGTGGTGTTTGCCGACGAGAGCGAGAACCTGCTGATCACGGCGGCCGCCGTGCTGGAGGCCGCCGGCCTGGAGCTGCCCCTGATCAGCTGCCGCGAGACCGTGGACGAAGGCGTCATCGCGGACGACATCGGCTGTGGCGCCCAGGACGCGGCCACGCTCGAGCGCCCCGACCGGCTCGCGGCGATCTTCGATCGCGCGCTGCGCCTGGGGCGCCTGGACCGGGCCCTGCGCGGCGCCATCAGCAGCGCATCCACCTACCGCGAGCAACTGCGGCGCGTCGTGGCGGGGACCGCCGACGCCATCGCCCATGTCGGCGAAGGCATCGTGCTGGACGCCAACCGCGCCTGGACGCAGCAGTTCGGTTTCGAGGACGAGTCGGAGCTTCCCGGCCTCACCTTCATGGACCTGTTCGCACCCGACGACCAGCCCGCGATCAAGGGTGCGCTCGTCGCCTGCGCGCAGGGGCGCTGGCCGCCGCAGGGCATCAAGGCCACGGGCATCACGCGACACGACAAGCCGATGGCGCTGCTGCTCGAGATGGAGCCGGCGAGCTTCGACGAGGAACCGTGCGTGCGCGTGCGCATCCCGGCGCGCCCGGAAGAAGACGATGAGGCGATCGAAGAACGCCTGGGTGCGGCGCTGCGTCTCGATCCCGGCACCGGGCTCTACGGCCGCCTGCACCTGCTGAAGTGCCTCGAGGAGCGGCTCGCGGGAGATCCGCCGGCGGGCGTGCAGGCGCTCGTGCTGCTCAGGCTCGACGGGTTCCATGAAGTGCAGCGCCAGGTCGGCACGCGCGGGCTGGACATCGTCCTCGCCGGGCTCGCCGACCTGTTGCGCGATTCCGCGAAATCGCGCGACCTCTACGGGCGCCTCGGACACGCCGAGTTCGGCGCCCTCGTGGCGCGCGGCACGCGGCGCGACCTCAAGGCCTGGGCCACGAGCATCATCGCCAAGGTCAGCCGCACCCTGTTCGAGGCCGGCGGCAAGTCGATCTCACTCTCGGTGAGTGCGGGCATCGCCGTGGCGGACCGGCGCGGGCTCGATCTCGACGTGCTGCATGCCGAGGCGGAAGACGCGCTGCAGAAAGCCACCGAGCTCGGCATGGCGCAGGTCGGCATGAGCAGCCACGAGGAAGACTCGACGCGCATGGAGGAGCTCGACCAGCTGTGGGTCAAGCGCATCAAGAAGGCGCTGCTCGAGAACCGTTTCCGCCTCGCCAAGCAGCCGATCGCCAGCCTCACCGGCGAGGAGCGGGACCTGCACGACCTGCTGGTGCGCATGATCGACGAACAGGGCGACGAAGTCCTGCCCGCGCAGTTCGTGCAGGCGGCCGAGCGCAACCGCCTGATCAAGAACATTGACCGCTGGGTGATCGGCGCGGCGTTCGCCTATTGCGCCTCGCGGCCGCAGTCCACCGTCTTCGTCCGCCTGTCGAAGGACACCATGCTCGACGGCATGCTGCCCGCGTGGCTGGAGACGCGCCGCAAGAACGCCCGGCTGCCCGAAGGCGTGATCGTGTTCCAGGTGGCCGAGGACGTGGCGGCCAGCCACCTGCGCCAGACGCACGAGATGGCGGCACGGCTGCGCAAAATCGGCTTCGGCTTTTCGCTGGAGGGCTTCACCGGCGGCCCCGTGTCCACGCAATTGCTGGCGCACCTGCCGATGGACTATCTCAAGATCGACGGCTCGCTCATGCAGGGCCTGGCCGGCGACGAGGCGATGCAGGACCGCGTGAAGACCATAGTGCGGGATGCGAAGGCCCGCGAGATCGTCACCATTGCGGAGCGCGTCGAGGATGCCAATACCATGGCCGTGCTCTGGCAGATCGGCGTGCAGTACATCCAGGGCTACCAGATCCGGGAGCCGGAGGTCGTGCTCGCGGAGGACTAG
- the epmB gene encoding EF-P beta-lysylation protein EpmB has protein sequence MESLAANPAMIPPDTAARHLEPWRRELADAVTDPAELLQLLGLDPGLLPAARQAAGRFGLRVPRAYLANMRPGDPRDPLLMQVLPLAAELETHPGFGPDPVGDLEALRVPGVLSKYEGRALLMTTGACAVNCRYCFRREFPYGESTLTPARLQAAIAALAATPGLEEVILSGGDPLVLPTARLLRISTALGALPGIRRLRIHTRTPVVLPARVDGPLLDWLAALPWRVAIVLHVNHPRELSADVRAACGALARSGATLLNQSVLLKGINDDESVLAELSARLFDAGVLPYYLHLLDRVAGTAHFDTAADTAARLHAGLQARLPGYLVPHLVREVPGARSKSPVGAAGDPLDGC, from the coding sequence GTGGAAAGCCTTGCAGCTAATCCGGCCATGATACCGCCCGACACGGCGGCGCGTCACTTGGAACCGTGGCGCCGGGAACTGGCGGATGCCGTGACCGACCCGGCGGAGCTCCTGCAGCTGCTCGGGCTGGATCCCGGCCTGCTCCCCGCGGCGCGCCAGGCGGCCGGCCGGTTCGGGCTGCGCGTGCCGCGCGCCTACCTGGCGAACATGCGGCCCGGCGACCCGCGCGACCCGCTGCTGATGCAGGTCCTGCCGCTGGCGGCGGAGCTCGAGACGCATCCCGGCTTCGGTCCCGACCCCGTCGGCGACCTGGAGGCGCTGCGGGTCCCCGGCGTGCTGAGCAAGTACGAGGGCCGCGCGCTGCTGATGACCACGGGCGCCTGCGCCGTGAACTGTCGCTACTGCTTCCGCCGGGAATTTCCTTATGGCGAGAGCACGCTGACGCCGGCGCGGCTTCAGGCCGCGATCGCCGCGCTCGCGGCGACGCCCGGGCTCGAGGAGGTTATCCTCTCGGGCGGCGACCCCCTGGTACTGCCCACGGCGCGCCTGCTGCGGATCAGCACGGCGCTCGGCGCATTGCCCGGCATCCGCCGCCTGCGAATTCACACCCGCACGCCGGTCGTCCTGCCGGCACGTGTCGACGGTCCGCTGCTCGACTGGCTCGCGGCACTGCCCTGGCGGGTCGCCATCGTGCTGCATGTGAACCACCCGCGGGAACTGTCCGCGGACGTCCGGGCGGCCTGCGGCGCGCTGGCACGCAGCGGCGCCACCCTGCTGAACCAGTCCGTACTGCTGAAAGGCATCAACGACGACGAGTCCGTCCTCGCGGAGTTGTCCGCCCGGCTCTTCGATGCCGGGGTCCTGCCCTACTACCTGCATCTGCTCGACCGGGTGGCAGGCACCGCACACTTCGACACGGCTGCCGACACGGCCGCGCGCCTGCATGCGGGCCTGCAGGCGCGGTTGCCGGGCTATCTCGTGCCCCACCTTGTGCGCGAAGTCCCGGGCGCGCGATCCAAGTCGCCCGTCGGCGCGGCTGGCGATCCCTTGGACGGGTGCTAG
- the efp gene encoding elongation factor P: MATYSTNEFRSGLKILLDGDPCVILENEFVKPGKGQAFNRVRIRNLKTGRVNERTFKSNESVEGADVVDTDMQYLYYDGEFWHFMVPDTFEQHAADAKVVEEAKDWLKEQDLCQVTLWNGQPLLVSPPNFVELKIVETDPGVRGDTATGGQKPAKLETGAVVRVPLFIEQGEVIRVDTRSGAYVSRVK; encoded by the coding sequence ATGGCGACCTATAGTACCAATGAGTTCCGTTCCGGCCTGAAGATCCTGCTCGACGGGGATCCCTGCGTCATCCTCGAGAACGAGTTCGTCAAGCCGGGCAAGGGCCAGGCCTTCAACCGGGTGCGCATCCGCAACCTGAAGACGGGCCGCGTGAACGAGCGGACCTTCAAGTCCAACGAGTCGGTCGAGGGTGCGGACGTCGTCGACACCGACATGCAGTATCTCTACTACGACGGCGAGTTCTGGCACTTCATGGTGCCGGACACCTTCGAGCAGCACGCCGCCGACGCCAAGGTGGTCGAGGAAGCGAAAGACTGGCTCAAGGAACAGGATCTCTGCCAGGTCACGTTGTGGAACGGCCAGCCCCTGCTCGTGTCGCCGCCCAATTTCGTCGAGCTGAAGATCGTCGAGACCGATCCTGGCGTGCGCGGCGACACCGCGACCGGCGGGCAGAAACCGGCCAAGCTGGAGACGGGCGCGGTGGTGCGCGTGCCGTTGTTCATCGAGCAGGGCGAGGTGATCCGCGTCGATACCCGCAGCGGTGCCTACGTCTCGCGCGTCAAGTAG
- the epmA gene encoding EF-P lysine aminoacylase EpmA, giving the protein MPTSRASSSSSDWRPSASLERLRLRAKALHAVRGFFAARGLLEVETPQLSAAAATDVHLESLAVHAPGGPLSGWLHTSPEFPMKRLLAAGAGDIWQLARVFRGGEQGRRHNPEFSLLEWYRLDWDTARLMTEVEELLRVLAAELAPGRPAPGETERLSYREAFLRHAGFDPFVASAAEIVTVLDAKRVSVPESLAADRDAALDLALSMLVEPAFDAARPTFLVDFPAAQAALARVRPGDPPVADRFELFFGGMELANGFHELADPREQAARFQADLHARRDRGLDAPPVDTRFLGALAHGLPDCAGVAVGFDRVLMCLCGASHIDEVLAFPWARA; this is encoded by the coding sequence GTGCCTACGTCTCGCGCGTCAAGTAGTTCCTCCGACTGGCGTCCGTCGGCCTCGCTCGAGAGGCTGCGGCTGCGCGCGAAGGCGTTGCATGCCGTGCGGGGGTTTTTCGCGGCGCGGGGATTGCTGGAAGTGGAAACACCGCAGCTCTCGGCCGCCGCCGCCACCGACGTGCACCTCGAGAGCCTCGCAGTCCACGCGCCCGGCGGGCCCCTGTCCGGCTGGTTGCACACCTCGCCCGAATTTCCCATGAAGCGATTGCTTGCGGCCGGCGCCGGCGACATCTGGCAGCTGGCGCGCGTGTTCCGCGGCGGCGAGCAGGGGCGGCGCCACAACCCGGAGTTCTCGCTGCTGGAGTGGTATCGCCTCGATTGGGACACGGCGCGACTGATGACGGAGGTCGAGGAGCTGCTGCGCGTTCTTGCCGCCGAGCTCGCGCCCGGGCGCCCTGCGCCGGGCGAGACGGAGCGGCTGAGCTATCGCGAGGCTTTTCTCCGGCACGCGGGGTTCGACCCGTTCGTCGCCTCTGCGGCAGAGATCGTGACTGTCCTGGACGCGAAAAGGGTGTCGGTTCCGGAGAGTCTCGCGGCGGATCGTGATGCGGCTCTCGACCTCGCGCTTTCGATGCTGGTCGAGCCGGCCTTCGATGCGGCGCGCCCCACCTTCCTGGTGGACTTCCCCGCGGCCCAGGCCGCGCTCGCCCGCGTCCGGCCGGGCGATCCCCCGGTCGCGGACCGTTTCGAACTGTTTTTCGGTGGCATGGAACTGGCCAACGGTTTTCATGAGCTGGCCGACCCGCGGGAACAGGCGGCACGCTTCCAGGCGGATCTTCACGCACGCCGCGACCGCGGTCTCGACGCGCCGCCGGTGGACACGCGATTCCTCGGGGCGCTGGCGCACGGCCTGCCGGATTGTGCCGGGGTCGCGGTGGGTTTCGACCGGGTGCTGATGTGCCTGTGCGGCGCCTCGCACATCGACGAGGTCCTGGCTTTTCCGTGGGCTCGCGCGTGA
- a CDS encoding GAF domain-containing protein, which yields MHEMTGPDYADKAAFYAELEAQARALVSDEPDRIANAANIAALIYHALPRINWAGFYFLQGDVLVLGPFQGKPACVRIPVGKGVCGTAVAENSSQRVADVNAFPGHIACDAASRAEIVVPLRDAEGVPWGVLDIDSPEPDRFDAADLAGLERLAQVFERA from the coding sequence ATGCATGAGATGACGGGACCCGATTACGCCGACAAGGCGGCGTTCTACGCGGAGCTCGAGGCCCAGGCCCGCGCGCTCGTGAGCGATGAGCCGGACCGGATCGCCAACGCCGCGAATATCGCGGCGCTGATCTACCACGCGTTGCCGCGCATCAACTGGGCGGGCTTCTATTTCCTGCAGGGCGACGTGCTGGTGCTGGGGCCGTTCCAGGGCAAGCCCGCCTGCGTGCGTATTCCGGTCGGAAAAGGCGTGTGCGGTACGGCGGTGGCCGAGAACTCCAGCCAGCGGGTGGCGGACGTGAACGCGTTCCCGGGGCACATCGCCTGCGACGCGGCTTCGCGCGCGGAGATCGTCGTGCCCCTGCGCGACGCCGAGGGTGTGCCATGGGGTGTGCTGGACATCGACAGCCCCGAGCCGGACCGTTTCGATGCGGCGGACCTGGCCGGGCTGGAGCGCCTCGCCCAGGTCTTCGAGCGTGCCTGA
- the asd gene encoding archaetidylserine decarboxylase (Phosphatidylserine decarboxylase is synthesized as a single chain precursor. Generation of the pyruvoyl active site from a Ser is coupled to cleavage of a Gly-Ser bond between the larger (beta) and smaller (alpha chains). It is an integral membrane protein.) yields MLGFLFGVLQRLLPQHAMSRLVGWLARIEQPGVKDFLIRGFMRIYRIDMRDAVETDPTAYPTFNAFFTRALLPGARELPAEEDALACPVDGIVSQSAAIESGRILQAKGFRYDLPRLLGGDTPDALLEGSFATLYLAPWHYHRIHAPAAARLVEMRYLPGALFSVNGATVGAVPRLFARNERVACLFETDFGPMAVVLVGALNVGSIETTWAGQVAPGPDRQASTWRYPEEGPGSVRLSRGEELGRFNMGSSVVVVLPKDGPRIAPEIVPGAAIRMGQRFAG; encoded by the coding sequence ATGCTCGGTTTCCTGTTCGGCGTACTGCAGCGCCTGCTGCCGCAGCACGCCATGTCGCGCCTGGTGGGGTGGCTCGCGAGGATCGAGCAGCCCGGCGTCAAGGATTTCCTCATCCGCGGCTTCATGCGCATCTACCGCATCGACATGCGCGACGCGGTGGAAACGGATCCCACCGCCTACCCCACGTTCAACGCGTTCTTCACGCGCGCCCTGCTGCCCGGCGCGCGGGAACTGCCGGCCGAGGAGGACGCGCTCGCCTGTCCGGTGGACGGCATCGTCAGCCAGAGCGCCGCCATCGAGAGCGGCCGCATCCTGCAGGCGAAGGGCTTCCGCTACGACCTGCCCCGGCTGCTCGGCGGCGACACGCCCGACGCCTTGCTCGAGGGCAGCTTCGCGACACTCTATCTTGCGCCGTGGCACTACCATCGGATCCACGCGCCGGCCGCCGCGCGCCTCGTCGAGATGCGCTACCTGCCCGGCGCCCTGTTCAGCGTCAACGGCGCCACCGTCGGCGCCGTGCCCCGCCTGTTCGCCCGCAACGAGCGCGTGGCCTGCCTGTTCGAGACCGATTTCGGTCCCATGGCGGTCGTACTCGTCGGCGCGTTGAACGTCGGCTCGATCGAAACGACCTGGGCCGGCCAGGTCGCGCCCGGGCCGGATCGCCAGGCCAGCACCTGGCGCTATCCCGAGGAAGGTCCCGGCAGCGTGCGACTGTCGCGCGGCGAGGAACTGGGACGCTTCAACATGGGCTCGTCCGTCGTCGTCGTGCTGCCGAAAGACGGTCCGCGCATTGCGCCGGAGATCGTGCCGGGCGCGGCGATCCGCATGGGACAACGCTTCGCCGGCTAG